In a genomic window of Syntrophorhabdaceae bacterium:
- a CDS encoding PP2C family protein-serine/threonine phosphatase, protein MTGSLNLLAFYARQLSYTDFTDIHEAGARIKAIAMKSKDEVSRLAKALAFMTGSLTSHIEKLKEATAAKEKIESELKIAHDIQMSMVPHPPELARHDFELAAHLEPAKEVGGDFYDFFFTGSRHLWIVIGDVSGKGVPAALCMARGKTAIRLLAAGGQGVQSPSEILSKANVELCRENDQVMFITVFLAVLDMETGELRYSNAGHNPPYLINAAGTATRVDVRPGRPLGVRPAASFCDEFLVLPRGGLCFAYTDGVTEAMDPEGALFGEEGLAFALEGGGATSPREHIMHVLAALRRHAAGAVQSDDITILSVRFLGPAT, encoded by the coding sequence ATGACGGGAAGTCTCAATCTCCTCGCCTTCTATGCGCGACAACTCTCTTATACGGATTTCACCGACATCCATGAGGCGGGCGCCAGGATCAAGGCGATTGCCATGAAATCAAAGGATGAGGTTTCACGGCTCGCGAAAGCGCTCGCCTTCATGACAGGGTCGCTCACTTCACATATAGAGAAGCTTAAGGAGGCCACGGCTGCGAAAGAGAAGATCGAAAGTGAGCTTAAAATCGCCCATGACATTCAAATGAGTATGGTCCCTCATCCTCCTGAGCTCGCGCGTCACGACTTCGAGTTGGCCGCCCATCTTGAGCCGGCAAAAGAGGTGGGGGGAGATTTCTATGATTTCTTCTTTACCGGTTCACGGCACCTCTGGATAGTCATAGGTGACGTCTCAGGGAAGGGGGTCCCCGCCGCATTATGTATGGCCCGTGGAAAAACCGCAATAAGATTGCTTGCCGCAGGGGGACAGGGCGTTCAATCTCCTTCGGAAATCCTCTCGAAAGCGAATGTGGAGCTATGCCGGGAAAACGATCAGGTCATGTTTATCACTGTCTTCCTCGCTGTCCTTGATATGGAGACCGGAGAGCTCCGCTACTCCAACGCAGGTCATAACCCGCCCTATTTGATAAATGCCGCGGGAACAGCTACCAGGGTGGACGTGAGGCCCGGGAGGCCGCTCGGCGTAAGGCCCGCCGCCTCCTTTTGCGACGAATTTCTTGTTCTGCCCCGGGGTGGGTTATGTTTCGCTTATACGGACGGCGTGACGGAAGCCATGGATCCCGAGGGGGCTCTTTTCGGAGAGGAGGGCCTGGCATTTGCCCTGGAAGGGGGCGGAGCGACATCTCCCCGGGAGCACATTATGCACGTACTTGCTGCGCTCAGACGTCATGCCGCGGGCGCCGTCCAATCGGACGATATCACCATCCTTTCCGTCAGGTTTCTCGGTCCTGCCACATAA
- a CDS encoding cache domain-containing protein, whose product MLTSFRSKLLLLIITILTVSSAAIMAFTVVEVTETMSRTTRQAARDQLRLVKLDIENEHRSIVYHKEYALLRYKEQLKNLTALALTHIDGYYALYRAGSLTEGEAKRLAAESLRNFKFGNNDYFFVYDLKGMNISHPDPALYGKDLSLFRDVKGKYAVRDIIRTALTKGSGFDSFWYIRLGEKEPAEKLSYVELYKKWNWVVGTGVYIDDITRDMNMKIERVVKGLEETMGRMRIGQTGYFFLFNGQKKMLLHPALKGKEAAQVNDPARVILHYDELIKASKNPGLPLIYLWDKPSGHEGDFRFLKEAYVDYFPPLDWYVAASVYRDEIDRPARVLVGWQIVFTVTGPYCKLYYDPFPGKENDGKSQSPRLLCATTLLYGFHRHP is encoded by the coding sequence ATGCTTACTTCCTTCCGTTCAAAACTACTCCTCCTCATCATCACTATCCTTACCGTGTCTTCCGCCGCGATTATGGCTTTTACCGTAGTGGAAGTGACGGAGACGATGAGCAGGACGACGAGACAGGCAGCGCGCGACCAGCTCCGCCTCGTGAAGCTGGACATCGAGAACGAGCATCGGAGCATCGTCTATCATAAAGAGTATGCCCTTCTCAGGTACAAAGAGCAGCTTAAGAACCTCACGGCCCTGGCCCTGACGCATATCGATGGATATTATGCCCTTTACCGGGCGGGATCGCTCACGGAGGGGGAGGCGAAGAGATTAGCCGCCGAATCTCTTCGAAATTTTAAATTCGGAAACAACGACTATTTTTTTGTCTATGATCTGAAGGGGATGAATATCTCTCACCCTGATCCGGCACTCTACGGAAAGGACCTTTCCCTGTTTCGGGACGTGAAGGGAAAGTACGCGGTACGGGACATCATCCGGACCGCTCTCACCAAAGGGAGCGGATTTGACTCATTCTGGTATATACGGTTGGGAGAAAAAGAGCCGGCGGAGAAGCTGAGTTATGTCGAGCTTTATAAAAAATGGAATTGGGTGGTGGGCACCGGTGTGTACATCGATGACATTACACGTGATATGAACATGAAGATCGAAAGGGTCGTGAAAGGCCTCGAAGAGACCATGGGCAGAATGCGTATCGGGCAGACCGGCTATTTCTTCCTCTTTAACGGTCAAAAGAAGATGCTCCTCCACCCTGCCCTCAAAGGCAAGGAGGCGGCACAGGTAAATGACCCTGCCCGGGTGATCCTCCATTATGATGAGCTTATAAAGGCTTCAAAAAACCCGGGATTGCCTTTGATATACCTTTGGGACAAACCCTCGGGGCATGAGGGCGATTTCCGTTTCCTCAAGGAAGCCTATGTCGATTATTTCCCTCCCCTTGACTGGTATGTGGCCGCCTCCGTGTACAGGGACGAGATTGACCGCCCCGCCAGGGTCTTGGTGGGATGGCAGATAGTTTTCACCGTGACCGGTCCTTATTGCAAGCTGTATTACGACCCTTTTCCTGGTAAAGAGAATGACGGGAAGTCTCAATCTCCTCGCCTTCTATGCGCGACAACTCTCTTATACGGATTTCACCGACATCCATGA
- a CDS encoding solute carrier family 23 protein, whose protein sequence is MAKKPTNLIYGVDDRPPVFTTLILGLQHVFVLFIALIFPVLIVRQLGSSISPDWARGFISLSMIAGGAATVLQAFTKGPVGSGYLCPSVCGPSYFDASKIAAATGGLPLLFGMTAVAGIIECLFSRVIHRLRVLFPSEVTGVVVAMVGIVVIPISVKNFFGYEAGDLSLRPAEISTGLVTFFAIIALSVWSRGKLKLYCTLVGMVVGYGISALLGIITADDLEKIRSAPVFALPRPDKISWAFDFSLVIPFTVATLCSTFKTVGDLVTCQKINDSDWRRPDMNAVSRGILADGLGGVIPGIIGGYGQSTSSSNVGLSVATGATSRVVAFAVGAIFISLAFFPKLAELFLIMPKPVIGATLIFAVSFMIVAGFQIMMSRMMDARKTFVVGASIIFGLSADMAPELYRNVHPWVKPVFASSLSLATMAAILLNLLLRIGISRQAVLELNVATDSSEKIFEFMEHQGRSWGARPEVIHSAASALNEFLEGASLVEVKEGKVKVKAEFDEFKLDMTISYRGEPLELALSRPSKEELKREAAASTKLSGYMIRQYTDAVRQEKRDDMNLLFLHFEH, encoded by the coding sequence ATGGCCAAAAAACCGACTAACCTGATCTATGGCGTGGATGACAGGCCGCCAGTTTTTACGACCCTTATATTGGGTTTGCAGCATGTGTTCGTCCTGTTTATCGCCCTTATTTTTCCCGTGCTTATAGTGCGACAACTGGGAAGCTCGATAAGCCCTGATTGGGCGAGGGGCTTCATTAGTCTTTCCATGATTGCGGGGGGAGCGGCAACGGTCCTTCAGGCCTTTACGAAGGGACCCGTGGGATCGGGCTATCTTTGTCCTTCCGTGTGCGGACCTTCCTATTTTGACGCGTCAAAGATTGCCGCAGCCACGGGAGGATTGCCCCTTCTTTTCGGTATGACGGCCGTGGCCGGCATCATCGAGTGCCTGTTTTCGCGGGTCATACACCGGCTGAGGGTGCTCTTCCCCTCAGAAGTCACGGGCGTGGTCGTTGCAATGGTGGGGATAGTGGTGATCCCTATCTCGGTGAAGAATTTTTTCGGCTATGAGGCGGGAGACCTTTCTCTTCGCCCGGCAGAGATCAGTACCGGCCTCGTCACTTTTTTTGCAATCATTGCGTTGAGCGTGTGGAGCAGGGGTAAGTTAAAGCTTTACTGTACCCTTGTAGGAATGGTCGTCGGGTACGGGATCTCCGCGCTTCTGGGCATTATTACCGCGGATGACCTGGAAAAGATACGCTCCGCCCCTGTCTTCGCCCTTCCCCGGCCGGATAAAATAAGCTGGGCCTTTGATTTTTCTCTTGTAATACCTTTCACGGTGGCCACCCTTTGTTCGACCTTCAAAACAGTGGGGGACCTGGTGACGTGCCAGAAGATCAACGACAGTGACTGGAGGAGACCGGATATGAACGCGGTTTCACGAGGTATCCTTGCTGACGGGCTGGGCGGGGTGATACCGGGAATTATAGGAGGCTACGGACAATCGACTTCGTCGTCCAATGTGGGCCTTTCGGTGGCAACCGGAGCGACGAGCCGCGTGGTGGCCTTTGCGGTGGGCGCTATTTTCATATCCCTCGCCTTCTTCCCGAAACTGGCGGAGCTATTCCTCATAATGCCCAAACCCGTAATCGGAGCAACGCTCATTTTTGCCGTCAGTTTCATGATCGTGGCGGGATTTCAAATCATGATGTCAAGAATGATGGATGCCCGCAAGACCTTCGTGGTCGGCGCCTCGATCATCTTCGGCTTAAGCGCCGATATGGCGCCGGAGCTTTATCGAAACGTCCATCCATGGGTAAAGCCCGTATTCGCCTCCTCCCTCTCTCTCGCCACGATGGCCGCAATTCTCCTCAACCTGCTTCTGAGGATCGGCATTTCACGACAGGCGGTACTGGAGCTGAATGTGGCAACTGATTCCTCGGAGAAAATATTCGAATTTATGGAGCATCAGGGGAGAAGCTGGGGCGCCCGTCCGGAAGTGATTCACAGCGCTGCCTCCGCCTTGAACGAGTTTCTTGAAGGAGCCTCCCTTGTCGAGGTGAAGGAAGGGAAGGTGAAGGTGAAGGCGGAGTTTGATGAATTCAAGCTCGATATGACGATTTCCTATCGTGGTGAACCCCTGGAGCTTGCCTTATCCCGGCCTTCAAAGGAGGAGTTGAAACGGGAAGCTGCGGCTTCCACGAAGCTGTCAGGTTACATGATCCGCCAATACACGGATGCGGTGCGCCAGGAAAAGAGGGACGACATGAACCTCCTCTTCCTCCATTTTGAACATTAA
- a CDS encoding PP2C family protein-serine/threonine phosphatase produces MDIKVGISEAIGMRDNMEDHHAVHGGPDLPLFSAEVYDGHLGREAARLASEMLTPHFLNRWYEEQEKPAFDRLNEILLLREAYNAVDEYIIHEGIQGGTAAATLLLMGERFLAANAGDSRVIIGTGSGVETLTLDHKPDLPEERERIESLGGVITHLGTPRVMGFLAMTRALGDRDLKPFVTSEPRIVSGLLGRENDYAVLACDGVWDVLTPEIVIAVIREAREAQKGADAIKDRAIREGSMDNVTVLVLDLKAHTARMTRERMEVRTVLDMALPHDPEDGLM; encoded by the coding sequence ATGGATATTAAGGTCGGTATCAGCGAAGCAATCGGAATGAGGGACAACATGGAAGACCACCACGCGGTCCATGGAGGGCCCGATCTTCCTCTTTTCAGTGCCGAAGTCTATGACGGTCATCTCGGCAGGGAGGCCGCCCGCCTCGCTTCGGAGATGCTTACCCCCCATTTTCTGAACCGATGGTACGAGGAACAGGAGAAGCCTGCCTTCGATCGCCTCAACGAAATTCTTTTACTGCGAGAGGCATATAACGCCGTGGATGAGTACATCATCCATGAGGGTATCCAGGGGGGGACCGCCGCAGCCACCCTTCTTCTCATGGGAGAGAGGTTCTTAGCCGCCAACGCCGGAGATTCAAGGGTAATAATAGGCACCGGATCAGGCGTTGAGACTCTGACCCTCGATCACAAGCCGGACTTGCCCGAAGAAAGGGAAAGGATAGAATCACTCGGCGGGGTAATCACCCATCTCGGGACACCGCGTGTAATGGGTTTTCTCGCGATGACCCGGGCCCTTGGGGATAGGGATCTCAAGCCTTTCGTCACCTCCGAGCCGCGCATCGTCTCCGGCCTCCTGGGCAGAGAGAACGATTATGCCGTTCTGGCATGCGACGGCGTGTGGGATGTTCTTACTCCGGAGATAGTGATTGCAGTCATCCGGGAGGCCCGGGAAGCCCAGAAGGGAGCCGATGCCATAAAGGACAGGGCGATACGGGAGGGGAGCATGGATAATGTTACGGTCCTGGTCCTTGACCTCAAGGCCCACACGGCCCGAATGACCAGAGAACGGATGGAGGTCCGGACGGTCCTGGACATGGCACTCCCTCACGACCCCGAAGATGGACTGATGTGA
- a CDS encoding carcinine hydrolase/isopenicillin-N N-acyltransferase family protein — protein MGPNRGISFCGSFLWLLSCLSLITFASSPAHGSSLWGAVGNSVEGGGALVGKNYDGQPVHCEFRMVIPREGIPYLGLFPLHTKKGQGPVAGINEKGLAVVSAAPETISDSRMNPSAERITEALLTGYETVDALLSAPLAFKKGFPIFYLIADRHKIALAEIPPQGDALIRTAENGTLFHTNHYIQQKFIDFNKKMRKNSELRLERLAGAFTGLAGPLTMDTFIGISKDRGTGTEDAILRFGGPPGSERTLASWILSLPKAAPPELHVGFFGADETEREYDLRLDRSFWSEAVE, from the coding sequence ATGGGGCCGAATAGGGGTATCTCTTTTTGCGGAAGCTTCCTGTGGCTCCTTTCATGCCTTTCCCTCATTACCTTCGCCTCTTCACCCGCTCATGGTTCGTCCCTCTGGGGCGCCGTCGGAAATTCCGTAGAGGGCGGCGGAGCGCTGGTGGGAAAAAACTATGACGGGCAACCGGTGCATTGCGAATTTCGCATGGTAATTCCCAGGGAGGGCATTCCCTACCTGGGCCTTTTTCCGCTCCATACCAAGAAAGGCCAGGGGCCGGTAGCGGGAATAAACGAAAAGGGTCTTGCCGTGGTAAGCGCTGCCCCCGAGACCATCTCGGACTCCAGGATGAACCCTTCGGCAGAACGGATTACGGAAGCATTACTTACCGGATACGAAACGGTCGATGCCCTTCTGTCTGCGCCCCTCGCGTTCAAGAAAGGCTTTCCCATCTTTTATCTCATCGCGGATCGGCACAAAATTGCGCTGGCCGAAATTCCTCCCCAGGGGGACGCCTTGATAAGGACTGCAGAAAACGGAACTCTCTTCCATACCAATCATTATATTCAACAAAAATTCATCGATTTTAATAAAAAAATGAGGAAGAACAGCGAACTAAGGCTTGAGCGGCTCGCAGGCGCGTTCACCGGCCTTGCCGGCCCCCTGACCATGGACACTTTCATAGGCATAAGTAAAGATAGAGGCACCGGTACGGAAGATGCCATACTGAGGTTCGGCGGACCCCCAGGCTCCGAGCGGACCCTCGCCTCCTGGATCTTATCGCTGCCGAAAGCAGCCCCTCCAGAACTGCATGTCGGCTTCTTCGGCGCCGACGAGACGGAAAGGGAATACGACCTGAGGCTCGACCGCTCCTTCTGGAGCGAGGCGGTGGAATAA
- a CDS encoding RlmE family RNA methyltransferase, translated as MSKFIVRDTFFNKAKKDGYRARSVYKLKEIQDKFTLIRPGDRVLDLGCAPGSFLQIISKLTGEGGRVVGIDILPVAPLPEKNITVLTLDIRSIDARTLLEDLSIPHYDVVTCDIAPNMSGIREVDDRNVDELFEAVLKVVSACLKRGGNFLIKSFFSDSLKGADKTLKEMFRKVAIFKPAASRRVSSEMYFICTGKK; from the coding sequence ATGAGTAAATTTATCGTCAGAGATACGTTCTTTAATAAAGCGAAAAAGGATGGTTACCGGGCCCGAAGTGTCTATAAGCTCAAGGAGATTCAGGATAAGTTCACCCTTATCAGACCCGGGGACAGGGTTCTGGATCTCGGATGCGCGCCGGGAAGCTTCCTCCAGATCATTTCAAAATTGACCGGAGAGGGCGGTCGGGTCGTGGGTATCGATATACTTCCCGTCGCTCCCCTGCCCGAGAAGAATATCACCGTCCTCACCCTTGACATCAGGTCTATTGACGCCCGGACGCTCCTCGAAGACCTCTCGATCCCTCACTACGATGTGGTTACTTGCGACATCGCACCCAATATGTCGGGTATCCGGGAGGTAGATGACCGGAACGTGGATGAACTGTTCGAGGCTGTTCTGAAGGTCGTGAGCGCCTGCCTTAAAAGAGGAGGGAACTTTCTCATCAAATCTTTCTTCTCGGACTCGCTCAAGGGAGCGGATAAAACACTGAAGGAGATGTTCAGGAAAGTCGCAATCTTTAAACCGGCGGCATCAAGAAGGGTAAGCTCGGAGATGTACTTTATCTGTACGGGAAAAAAATAG
- a CDS encoding glycogen/starch/alpha-glucan phosphorylase: MAGDRNSIEQSLVRHLTLDLGKDMYSATERDKFHSIVLSVRDPLVRRWIRTQQRYYDADAKRVYYLSLEFLLGRLLRNYVLNLGLSKEYGKTMDLLGLSFEEAMEYEPDAGLGNGGLGRLAACYIDSLATLQYPAYGYGIRYEYGIFFQQIKDGFQVEAPDSWLRYGNHWEFPRPELLYTVRFYGKIRTAASGGGKYRMKWAGGEEIMAMAYDYPVPGFMNETVNTLRLWAAKSTRDFDLDYFNSGDYLKAVEDKDRSENVSKVLYPNDQNIAGKELRLKQQYFFVCATLQDIIRRYRKSRQTYTQFPDKVAVQLNDTHPAIAVAELMRLLVDEGGILWEDAWAITKKTLAYTNHTVLPEALETWSEGIFGNLLPRHLQIIKEIDRRFLVQVSDRFPEDGGKKERMSILTGAGEQVIHMARLAMVGSHAVNGVSELHTDILKKSVFNDFYDLMPENFENVTNGITPRRWLLQANPHLADLITEAIGDRWITDLEELRKIEPLAEDREFCNKFSRIKEMNKVALADYVYKAYWLSFPSDYFLDCQTKRFHEYKRQLLNVLHVITLYNRIREGKVTKAFPPRTILFAGKSAPGYYICKLIIKLIHSLEAAIDADPLVREKLALVFVPNYDVSLAQRIMPAAELSEQISTAGYEASGTGNMKYTLNGALTIGTLDGANVEIREEVGEENFFLFGHKTDELVRLRSSYSPGRYYEENRELKKAIDQISGGYFSPGSPDLFRPVIDPLLRSDPYFVLADYASYVECQEKVSSTYRDKTLWTRKAILNVARSGKFSSDRAVREYAERIWGITPVPG, translated from the coding sequence ATGGCAGGGGATAGGAACAGCATAGAACAATCATTAGTACGCCACCTCACACTCGATCTTGGTAAGGATATGTATTCCGCCACCGAAAGGGACAAGTTTCATTCCATTGTCCTGTCGGTAAGGGACCCTCTTGTCAGGCGATGGATCAGAACGCAACAGAGATATTACGATGCCGATGCAAAAAGGGTCTATTATCTCTCTTTGGAGTTTCTTCTGGGCAGGCTTCTGAGAAACTATGTCCTCAATCTCGGTCTTTCAAAAGAATACGGTAAAACGATGGATCTCCTCGGCCTCTCTTTCGAGGAGGCCATGGAATATGAGCCTGACGCAGGGTTGGGTAACGGCGGATTGGGCCGTCTGGCTGCGTGTTACATCGATTCCCTGGCCACTCTTCAATATCCGGCCTATGGGTACGGCATACGCTACGAGTACGGGATCTTCTTTCAGCAGATCAAGGACGGCTTTCAGGTGGAGGCGCCAGATAGCTGGCTAAGATATGGGAATCATTGGGAATTTCCGAGGCCGGAGCTGCTCTACACCGTACGCTTTTATGGAAAAATACGCACCGCGGCATCAGGTGGAGGAAAGTACCGGATGAAATGGGCGGGGGGCGAAGAGATCATGGCCATGGCCTATGATTATCCGGTCCCCGGGTTCATGAACGAGACGGTGAATACCCTTCGTCTCTGGGCCGCCAAGTCAACCAGGGATTTCGATCTTGATTACTTCAATAGCGGAGACTATTTAAAAGCCGTGGAGGACAAGGACCGGAGCGAGAATGTCTCCAAGGTCCTCTATCCTAACGATCAGAACATTGCCGGTAAAGAGCTGAGGCTGAAGCAGCAGTATTTCTTCGTCTGTGCAACATTGCAGGATATCATAAGAAGGTACCGGAAGTCCCGCCAGACCTATACACAATTTCCCGATAAGGTAGCGGTCCAGCTCAACGATACCCATCCCGCGATCGCGGTAGCGGAGTTGATGCGACTTTTGGTTGACGAGGGTGGGATTCTCTGGGAAGATGCATGGGCGATCACGAAAAAGACTTTAGCCTATACGAATCACACAGTCCTGCCCGAAGCCCTTGAAACGTGGTCGGAGGGTATTTTTGGAAATCTTCTTCCCCGTCACCTCCAGATCATAAAAGAGATCGACAGGAGATTCCTCGTCCAGGTGAGCGACCGGTTTCCGGAAGATGGGGGAAAAAAAGAGAGGATGTCGATTCTTACAGGGGCAGGAGAGCAGGTCATCCACATGGCCCGGCTTGCGATGGTGGGAAGCCATGCGGTCAACGGGGTTTCGGAGCTGCACACGGACATCCTCAAAAAATCCGTATTTAATGATTTTTACGACCTCATGCCTGAGAATTTCGAAAATGTCACGAACGGCATCACGCCCAGACGCTGGCTTCTCCAGGCAAACCCTCACCTCGCCGACCTTATCACCGAAGCGATCGGAGACCGGTGGATTACCGATCTCGAAGAGCTGAGGAAGATAGAGCCTCTAGCAGAGGATCGCGAATTCTGCAACAAGTTCTCCCGTATAAAAGAGATGAATAAGGTGGCCCTTGCCGATTATGTCTATAAGGCGTACTGGCTTTCCTTTCCTTCCGACTATTTTCTCGATTGCCAGACCAAAAGGTTCCATGAGTATAAACGGCAGCTCCTCAATGTCCTCCATGTAATCACCCTTTATAACCGGATTCGTGAAGGAAAGGTGACGAAGGCGTTCCCGCCGCGCACGATTCTCTTTGCCGGTAAGTCGGCGCCCGGATACTACATTTGCAAACTTATCATTAAACTCATTCACAGCCTTGAAGCGGCAATCGATGCGGACCCCCTGGTACGGGAAAAACTGGCCCTTGTCTTTGTCCCTAATTATGATGTGAGTCTTGCCCAGCGCATCATGCCTGCCGCCGAATTATCCGAGCAGATCTCTACGGCAGGGTATGAGGCCTCCGGAACGGGTAATATGAAATATACCCTTAACGGCGCTTTGACCATCGGCACTCTTGATGGGGCAAATGTGGAGATCAGGGAAGAGGTGGGGGAAGAAAATTTCTTTCTCTTCGGCCATAAGACCGACGAGCTTGTGAGGCTGCGCTCTTCTTACAGTCCCGGAAGGTATTATGAAGAGAACCGGGAACTCAAGAAAGCCATAGATCAGATTTCCGGGGGCTATTTCTCGCCGGGCTCACCCGACCTGTTCCGTCCCGTGATCGATCCGCTCCTTCGGAGCGATCCTTATTTCGTGCTTGCCGATTATGCCTCCTACGTGGAATGTCAGGAGAAGGTGAGCAGCACCTACCGCGACAAGACCCTCTGGACGAGAAAAGCCATTCTCAATGTCGCCCGAAGCGGGAAATTCTCGAGCGACAGGGCGGTGCGTGAATATGCGGAGCGCATCTGGGGCATAACGCCTGTCCCGGGTTAG